The Populus trichocarpa isolate Nisqually-1 chromosome 2, P.trichocarpa_v4.1, whole genome shotgun sequence genome has a window encoding:
- the LOC7462892 gene encoding uncharacterized protein LOC7462892: protein MGVFHHEEAPNPSKKCKFLAATLKDVFSNCSTCGGRISTSSPEEEYPTADVDDEQEVIVSEIRSRAMEKLRHKPFIFTDSFSWVYSPKTGELFVTPKAVQQKDDGNDDNDEYDDTREEFFSVGSCLSCCSSALSREAFVSAKPNFSRCSSFNEFCFPDFPKRSILQEFCHCQGWPFGLWRKAVLLPPLPKSPSESWSWRKGARIVKMA, encoded by the exons ATGGGCGTCTTTCACCATGAAGAGGCACCGAATCCTTCTAAGAAATGCAAGTTCCTTGCTGCAACTTTGAAGGATGTGTTTTCTAATTGCAGTACTTGTGGTGGACGGATTTCAACTTCAAGCCCTGAGGAAGAGTATCCAACTGCTGACGTTGATGATGAGCAGGAA GTTATTGTTTCAGAAATTCGAAGCAGAGCCATGGAAAAGTTGAGGCATAAACCCTTTATTTTCACAGACAGCTTTTCCTGGGTATACTCTCCGAAAACAGGAGAATTGTTTGTAACCCCGAAGGCTGTTCAACAAAAGGATGACGGCAACGATGACAACGATGAATATGATGATACAAGAGAGGAATTTTTCTCTGTTGGGAGTTGTTTATCCTGTTGTTCAAGTGCTTTGAGCAGGGAAGCATTTGTTTCTGCCAAGCCAAACTTCTCTCGATGTTCAAGTTTCAACGAGTTTTGTTTTCCAGATTTTCCAAAGCGCTCGATACTCCAGGAGTTCTGTCACTGTCAGGGATGGCCATTCGGTCTATGGAGAAAGGCTGTGTTGCTTCCACCTTTGCCCAAATCCCCTTCTGAATCTTGGTCCTGGCGCAAAGGTGCTAGAATTGTTAAGATGGCTTAA
- the LOC7462893 gene encoding 26S proteasome non-ATPase regulatory subunit 14 homolog gives MSGMERLQRMFAGAGGALGHPPPDSPTLDSSEQVYISSLALLKMLKHGRAGVPMEVMGLMLGEFVDEYTVRVVDVFAMPQSGTGVSVEAVDHVFQTNMLDMLKQTGRPEMVVGWYHSHPGFGCWLSGVDINTQQSFEALNQRAVAVVVDPIQSVKGKVVIDAFRLINPQTMMLGQEPRQTTSNLGHLNKPSIQALIHGLNRHYYSIAINYRKNELEEKMLLNLHKKKWTDGLTLRRFDTHSKTNEQTVQEMLSLAIKYNKAVQEEDELPPEKLAIANVGRQDAKKHLEEHVSNLMSSNIVQTLGTMLDTVVF, from the exons atgtcagGTATGGAGAGACTGCAAAGAATGTTTGCAGGCGCAGGAGGCGCGCTGGGTCATCCACCACCAGATTCTCCCACTCTCGATTCCTCCGAGCAGGTCTACATCTCCTCTCTTGCCCTCCTCAAAATGCTTAAGCACG GGAGAGCTGGGGTACCGATGGAGGTGATGGGTTTGATGCTTGGAGAGTTTGTGGATGAATATACAGTTCGTGTTGTCGATGTATTCGCAATGCCACAAAGTGGTACTGGTGTGAGTGTTGAAGCTGTTGATCATGTGTTCCAGACTAACATGCTTGACATGCTTAAACAGACTGGAAg ACCGGAGATGGTTGTGGGGTGGTACCATTCACATCCTGGATTTGGCTGTTGGCTCTCTGGTGTTGATATAAATACCCAGCAG AGTTTTGAAGCTTTGAATCAACGTGCTGTGGCAGTGGTGGTGGATCCAATTCAGAGTGTTAAAGGAAAGGTGGTAATTGATGCCTTTCGTTTGATTAACCCACAAACAATGATGCTTGGCCAAGAACCACGGCAGACAACTTCCAATCTTGGGCATCTGAATAAGCCATCCATTCAA GCTTTGATCCATGGATTGAACAGACATTACTACTCCATAGCCATTAATTACAGAAAGAATGAACTTGAGGAAAAGATGCTTCTTAACCTGCACAAGAAGAAATGGACAGATGGTTTGACACTTAGGCGGTTTGATACTCATTCAAAAACCAATGAGCAGACTGTTCAG GAAATGCTGAGCTTAGCTATTAAATACAACAAGGCAGTGCAAGAGGAAGATGAGCTGCCACCTGAAAAGCTGGCAATTGCAAATGTAGGAAGGCAAGATGCGAAGAAACACCTTGAAGAACATGTCTCAAATTTGATGTCCTCCAACATAGTTCAGACATTGGGCACTATGCTTGACACTGTTGTGTTTTAG
- the LOC7476076 gene encoding patatin-like protein 2, producing the protein METPGSPHQSPTYGNLITVLSIDGGGIRGIIPGTILAFLESELQKLDGEDARLADYFDVISGTSTGGLVTAMLTAPNEQNRPLFAAKDINDFYLKHSPRIFPQDGSPFAAAGNLIKAFSGPKYDGKYLHSIVKEKLGEKRLHQTLTNVVIPTFDIKYLQPTIFSSYQVKNDPSTDALLSDICIGTSAAPTYLPAHYFETKDSEGKVRGFNLVDGGVAANNPTLVAIGEVSKEINRDSPDFFPVKPTDYGRFLVLSLGTGTAKTEEKYDANKAAKWGVLGWLTSDNSTPLVDVFTQASSDMVDLHLGTVFQALLSEKNYLRIQDDTLTGTLASVDIATKENLENLVKVGEGLLKKPVSRVNLDTGVFEPANKLTNEEALIKFAERLSHQKQLRLVRSPLGNDANPK; encoded by the exons ATGGAAACTCCAGGATCACCCCATCAATCACCAACTTATGGAAACCTAATCACTGTTCTTAGCATTGATGGAGGTGGAATAAGAGGGATCATACCAGGGACTATCCTTGCCTTTTTGGAGTCCGAACTTCAG AAGCTGGATGGTGAAGATGCAAGACTCGCGGactattttgatgtgatttcaGGGACTAGCACTGGTGGCCTGGTCACTGCCATGCTAACTGCCCCAAACGAGCAAAATCGCCCTTTGTTTGCTGCCAAAGATATCAATGACTTCTATCTTAAGCACAGCCCAAGAATCTTCCCCCAGGATGG GTCTCCATTTGCAGCTGCTGGTAATCTGATCAAGGCTTTCAGCGGGCCAAAATATGATGGCAAATATTTACATAGCATTGTCAAGGAGAAATTAGGAGAAAAGCGATTGCATCAGACCTTGACAAATGTTgtgatcccaacttttgacatcAAATACCTCCAGCCCACCATCTTTTCTAGCTATCAG GTGAAGAATGATCCATCCACCGATGCTCTTCTATCTGATATATGCATTGGAACTTCAGCTGCCCCAACTTATCTCCCAGCCCATTATTTTGAAACCAAAGATTCGGAGGGCAAAGTGAGGGGTTTCAATCTTGTTGATGGCGGTGTGGCTGCTAATAATCcg ACTTTAGTTGCTATAGGTGAAGTATCCAAAGAAATCAATCGGGACAGCCCTGACTTCTTCCCCGTGAAGCCCACGGACTATGGGCGATTCCTGGTACTGTCTCTTGGGACTGGTACagcaaaaacagaagaaaagtaCGATGCAAATAAGGCAGCAAAGTGGGGTGTCTTGGGATGGTTGACTAGTGACAATTCTACTCCATTGGTGGATGTTTTTACGCAAGCCAGCAGTGACATGGTTGACCTTCACCTTGGAACTGTTTTTCAAGCCCTcctttctgaaaaaaattatctccgAATTCAG GACGATACATTGACTGGAACACTTGCATCCGTGGATATTGCCACCaaagaaaatttagaaaatctTGTGAAAGTGGGTGAAGGATTGTTGAAGAAACCAGTATCAAGGGTGAATCTGGATACCGGTGTCTTTGAGCCTGCTAATAAGTTGACAAATGAAGAGGCTCTCATAAA GTTTGCTGAACGACTTTCACACCAGAAACAGCTTCGTTTAGTCAGGTCACCACTTGGAAATGATGCTAATCCGAAATGA
- the LOC7462894 gene encoding polyadenylate-binding protein RBP47: MQSRGSDSQPQQEQNKRQQQQGQQPPPPPQQQQWMPMQYPVAAMVMQHMPPQHYGLPPPQHYMAATAYHQYQHHHHLPHVQQQQQQQREGSSGDNKTIWIGDLHHWMDENYLHTCFASTGEIASIKVIRSKQTGLSEGYGFVEFFTHATAEKVLQNYGGILMPNTEQPFRLNWATFSTGDKRSDNTPDLSIFVGDLAADVTDSLLQETFASKYQSVKSAKVVFDANTGRSKGYGFVRFGDDTERTQAMTEMNGVYCSSRPMRIGAATPRKSSGYQQQGGYGSNGASSQGFQSDGDSSNATIFVGGLDPNVTDEDLKQPFSQYGEIVSVKIPVSKGCGFVQFANRNNAEEALQKLNGTVIGKQTVRLSWGRNPGHKQHRADFSSPWNGAYYGGQVYDGYGYALPPPHDPSTYAAAYGAYPMYGNHQQQVS, from the exons ATGCAATCCAGGGGTTCCGACTCACAGCCACAACAAGAGCAGAATAAACGGCAGCAGCAGCAAGGACAACAACCGCCGCCTCCACCGCAACAACAACAGTGGATGCCTATGCAGTACCCGGTGGCGGCTATGGTAATGCAGCACATGCCGCCTCAACATTATGGACTGCCGCCTCCACAACACTATATGGCTGCTACTGCGTACCACCAGTACCAGCATCACCACCATCTCCCGCATgtacagcagcagcagcagcagcaaagaGAAGGATCCAGTGGAGATAATAAAACTATATGGATTGGTGACTTGCATCACTGGATGGATGAAAATTATTTACATACCTGCTTTGCTTCTACTGGCGAG ATTGCTTCTATCAAGGTTATTCGCAGTAAGCAGACAGGTTTGTCCGAGGGCTATGGGTTTGTGGAATTTTTTACACATGCCACAGCTGAGAAAGTTCTACAGAACTATGGTGGCATTCTGATGCCTAACACAGAACAGCCTTTCCGCCTCAATTGGGCAACATTTAGCACGGGTGACAAGCGATCAGATAATACTCCTgatctttctatttttgtagGAGACTTAGCTGCAGATGTTACTGATAGTTTATTGCAAGAAACTTTTGCGAGCAAATATCAGTCTGTTAAATCTGCAAAAGTTGTATTTGATGCCAATACTGGTCGTTCAAAAGGTTATGGTTTTGTGAGGTTTGGAGATGATACTGAAAGAACACAGGCAATGACTGAAATGAATGGTGTATATTGTTCGAGCAGGCCTATGCGTATTGGTGCTGCAACCCCCAGGAAGTCCTCTGGATATCAGCAACAAG GCGGATATGGATCAAATGGTGCTTCTTCCCAAGGCTTCCAATCGGATGGTGATTCCAGCAATGCAACA ATATTTGTTGGAGGGCTTGACCCTAATGTCACTGATGAAGATCTCAAGCAGCCTTTCTCTCAGTATGGTGAGATAGTGTCCGTTAAAATACCAGTCAGTAAAGGATGTGGGTTTGTACAATTTGCCAACAG GAATAATGCGGAAGAAGCATTGCAGAAGTTGAATGGAACAGTAATTGGCAAGCAAACTGTGCGTCTTTCTTGGGGTCGCAATCCAGGACATAAGCAG CATAGAGCAGATTTCAGCAGTCCCTGGAATGGGGCATACTATGGAGGGCAGGTTTATGATGGTTATGGATATGCTCTGCCACCACCTCATGATCCAAGCACGTATGCTGCGGCATATGGGGCTTACCCTATGTATGGCAACCACCAACAGCAAGTAAGCTGA